A genomic region of Chelmon rostratus isolate fCheRos1 chromosome 8, fCheRos1.pri, whole genome shotgun sequence contains the following coding sequences:
- the siglec15l gene encoding sialic acid binding Ig-like lectin 15, like isoform X2, translating into MRQQTPCFCFILSTIITGSLLMSWDMKVSLVVTVPRGEDAVLSCSFTHPRQRDYSGKITVKWLARESSALPFFSCSVTNHSAEEAGDCSGSGLRYSLKGDPRRGELSLLIRQVHEADNGTYFCRVELEGWRSYFQKVTHLYVTAKPQILSLSVVETSSGSDGATQRLQCEAEGHPLPTVSWLSASRRLSGSQVHTSQLSPFRLVSSVPYREEDVFTCRVESRLGGAERRYPPGNALLISLTVCGLIVLLLLLSAGFVFYRRSRARAESSPVRENTAAAAADSSPIYGNADVVEIHRLQRSDSPAEGDVERQLVYCAVGLNGTTKSDASASCERCRKYSCFL; encoded by the exons ATGCGGCAGCAGACtccgtgtttctgtttcattctgTCCACCATCATCACAG GGTCTCTTCTGATGTCTTGGGACATGAAGGTCTCTCTGGTGGTCACTGTCCCCAGAGGAGAGGACGCCGtcctcagctgctccttcaCACATCCCCGACAGCGCGACTACTCTGGGAAGATCACCGTTAAATGGCTGGCGAGAGAGTCCAGCGCTCTGCCGTTCTTCAGCTGCTCCGTCACCAACCACTCGGCGGAGGAAGCCGGCGACTGCTCCGGTTCAGGTCTAAGATATTCTCTGAAGGGAGACCCTCGACGGGGGGAGCTGTCACTCCTCATCAGGCAGGTACACGAGGCAGATAACGGGACGTACTTCTGCCGAGTGGAGCTGGAAGGCTGGAGGAGTTATTTCCAAAAGGTGACACATCTTTATGTGACAG CTAAACCTCAGATCCTGAGCCTCTCCGTGGTGGAGACGAGCTCTGGCTCAGACGGCGCCACCCAGAGGCTGCAGTGTGAGGCGGAGGGCCACCCGCTGCCCACCGTCAGCTGGCTGTCGGCCTCCAGGAGGCTGTCAGGAAGCCAGGTCCACACCTCTCAGCTCAGCCCCTTCAGGCTGGTTAGCTCCGTGCCGTACCGCGAGGAGGACGTGTTCACCTGCAGGGTGGAGAGCAGGCTGGgcggagcagagaggaggtaCCCCCCAGGTAACGCTCTGCTGATCAGCCTGACGGTGTGTGGCCTCatcgtgctgctgctgctgctgtctgcaggatTCGTCTTCTACAGGCGGAgcagag CTCGAGCTGAGTCGTCTCCTGTTCGTGAAAATactgctgcag ctgcagccGACTCCTCTCCTATTTATGGAAACGCTGACGTAG TGGAGATCCATCGCCTGCAGCGCTCTGACTCTCCAGCTGAGGGCGACGTGGAGCGGCAGCTGGTTTACTGTGCTGTCGGTCTGAACG GAACCACAAAGAGCGACGCTTCAGCCTCGTGTGAACGCTGCAGGAAAtattcatgtttcctttga
- the siglec15l gene encoding sialic acid binding Ig-like lectin 15, like isoform X1 codes for MRQQTPCFCFILSTIITGSLLMSWDMKVSLVVTVPRGEDAVLSCSFTHPRQRDYSGKITVKWLARESSALPFFSCSVTNHSAEEAGDCSGSGLRYSLKGDPRRGELSLLIRQVHEADNGTYFCRVELEGWRSYFQKVTHLYVTAKPQILSLSVVETSSGSDGATQRLQCEAEGHPLPTVSWLSASRRLSGSQVHTSQLSPFRLVSSVPYREEDVFTCRVESRLGGAERRYPPGNALLISLTVCGLIVLLLLLSAGFVFYRRSRARAESSPVRENTAAAAADSSPIYGNADVVEIHRLQRSDSPAEGDVERQLVYCAVGLNVQHTCLKTSTQHQEATAVVYSPVNLQQ; via the exons ATGCGGCAGCAGACtccgtgtttctgtttcattctgTCCACCATCATCACAG GGTCTCTTCTGATGTCTTGGGACATGAAGGTCTCTCTGGTGGTCACTGTCCCCAGAGGAGAGGACGCCGtcctcagctgctccttcaCACATCCCCGACAGCGCGACTACTCTGGGAAGATCACCGTTAAATGGCTGGCGAGAGAGTCCAGCGCTCTGCCGTTCTTCAGCTGCTCCGTCACCAACCACTCGGCGGAGGAAGCCGGCGACTGCTCCGGTTCAGGTCTAAGATATTCTCTGAAGGGAGACCCTCGACGGGGGGAGCTGTCACTCCTCATCAGGCAGGTACACGAGGCAGATAACGGGACGTACTTCTGCCGAGTGGAGCTGGAAGGCTGGAGGAGTTATTTCCAAAAGGTGACACATCTTTATGTGACAG CTAAACCTCAGATCCTGAGCCTCTCCGTGGTGGAGACGAGCTCTGGCTCAGACGGCGCCACCCAGAGGCTGCAGTGTGAGGCGGAGGGCCACCCGCTGCCCACCGTCAGCTGGCTGTCGGCCTCCAGGAGGCTGTCAGGAAGCCAGGTCCACACCTCTCAGCTCAGCCCCTTCAGGCTGGTTAGCTCCGTGCCGTACCGCGAGGAGGACGTGTTCACCTGCAGGGTGGAGAGCAGGCTGGgcggagcagagaggaggtaCCCCCCAGGTAACGCTCTGCTGATCAGCCTGACGGTGTGTGGCCTCatcgtgctgctgctgctgctgtctgcaggatTCGTCTTCTACAGGCGGAgcagag CTCGAGCTGAGTCGTCTCCTGTTCGTGAAAATactgctgcag ctgcagccGACTCCTCTCCTATTTATGGAAACGCTGACGTAG TGGAGATCCATCGCCTGCAGCGCTCTGACTCTCCAGCTGAGGGCGACGTGGAGCGGCAGCTGGTTTACTGTGCTGTCGGTCTGAACG ttcAACACACCTGTTTGAAAACCTCCACACAACACCAGGAGGCGACAG CCGTCGTCTATTCTCCTGTGAACCTTCAGCAGTGA
- the siglec15l gene encoding sialic acid binding Ig-like lectin 15, like isoform X4, which yields MRQQTPCFCFILSTIITGSLLMSWDMKVSLVVTVPRGEDAVLSCSFTHPRQRDYSGKITVKWLARESSALPFFSCSVTNHSAEEAGDCSGSGLRYSLKGDPRRGELSLLIRQVHEADNGTYFCRVELEGWRSYFQKVTHLYVTAKPQILSLSVVETSSGSDGATQRLQCEAEGHPLPTVSWLSASRRLSGSQVHTSQLSPFRLVSSVPYREEDVFTCRVESRLGGAERRYPPGNALLISLTVCGLIVLLLLLSAGFVFYRRSRVEIHRLQRSDSPAEGDVERQLVYCAVGLNVQHTCLKTSTQHQEATAVVYSPVNLQQ from the exons ATGCGGCAGCAGACtccgtgtttctgtttcattctgTCCACCATCATCACAG GGTCTCTTCTGATGTCTTGGGACATGAAGGTCTCTCTGGTGGTCACTGTCCCCAGAGGAGAGGACGCCGtcctcagctgctccttcaCACATCCCCGACAGCGCGACTACTCTGGGAAGATCACCGTTAAATGGCTGGCGAGAGAGTCCAGCGCTCTGCCGTTCTTCAGCTGCTCCGTCACCAACCACTCGGCGGAGGAAGCCGGCGACTGCTCCGGTTCAGGTCTAAGATATTCTCTGAAGGGAGACCCTCGACGGGGGGAGCTGTCACTCCTCATCAGGCAGGTACACGAGGCAGATAACGGGACGTACTTCTGCCGAGTGGAGCTGGAAGGCTGGAGGAGTTATTTCCAAAAGGTGACACATCTTTATGTGACAG CTAAACCTCAGATCCTGAGCCTCTCCGTGGTGGAGACGAGCTCTGGCTCAGACGGCGCCACCCAGAGGCTGCAGTGTGAGGCGGAGGGCCACCCGCTGCCCACCGTCAGCTGGCTGTCGGCCTCCAGGAGGCTGTCAGGAAGCCAGGTCCACACCTCTCAGCTCAGCCCCTTCAGGCTGGTTAGCTCCGTGCCGTACCGCGAGGAGGACGTGTTCACCTGCAGGGTGGAGAGCAGGCTGGgcggagcagagaggaggtaCCCCCCAGGTAACGCTCTGCTGATCAGCCTGACGGTGTGTGGCCTCatcgtgctgctgctgctgctgtctgcaggatTCGTCTTCTACAGGCGGAgcagag TGGAGATCCATCGCCTGCAGCGCTCTGACTCTCCAGCTGAGGGCGACGTGGAGCGGCAGCTGGTTTACTGTGCTGTCGGTCTGAACG ttcAACACACCTGTTTGAAAACCTCCACACAACACCAGGAGGCGACAG CCGTCGTCTATTCTCCTGTGAACCTTCAGCAGTGA
- the siglec15l gene encoding sialic acid binding Ig-like lectin 15, like isoform X3 yields the protein MRQQTPCFCFILSTIITGSLLMSWDMKVSLVVTVPRGEDAVLSCSFTHPRQRDYSGKITVKWLARESSALPFFSCSVTNHSAEEAGDCSGSGLRYSLKGDPRRGELSLLIRQVHEADNGTYFCRVELEGWRSYFQKVTHLYVTAKPQILSLSVVETSSGSDGATQRLQCEAEGHPLPTVSWLSASRRLSGSQVHTSQLSPFRLVSSVPYREEDVFTCRVESRLGGAERRYPPGNALLISLTVCGLIVLLLLLSAGFVFYRRSRARAESSPVRENTAAAAADSSPIYGNADVVEIHRLQRSDSPAEGDVERQLVYCAVGLNGETGAAHNSCL from the exons ATGCGGCAGCAGACtccgtgtttctgtttcattctgTCCACCATCATCACAG GGTCTCTTCTGATGTCTTGGGACATGAAGGTCTCTCTGGTGGTCACTGTCCCCAGAGGAGAGGACGCCGtcctcagctgctccttcaCACATCCCCGACAGCGCGACTACTCTGGGAAGATCACCGTTAAATGGCTGGCGAGAGAGTCCAGCGCTCTGCCGTTCTTCAGCTGCTCCGTCACCAACCACTCGGCGGAGGAAGCCGGCGACTGCTCCGGTTCAGGTCTAAGATATTCTCTGAAGGGAGACCCTCGACGGGGGGAGCTGTCACTCCTCATCAGGCAGGTACACGAGGCAGATAACGGGACGTACTTCTGCCGAGTGGAGCTGGAAGGCTGGAGGAGTTATTTCCAAAAGGTGACACATCTTTATGTGACAG CTAAACCTCAGATCCTGAGCCTCTCCGTGGTGGAGACGAGCTCTGGCTCAGACGGCGCCACCCAGAGGCTGCAGTGTGAGGCGGAGGGCCACCCGCTGCCCACCGTCAGCTGGCTGTCGGCCTCCAGGAGGCTGTCAGGAAGCCAGGTCCACACCTCTCAGCTCAGCCCCTTCAGGCTGGTTAGCTCCGTGCCGTACCGCGAGGAGGACGTGTTCACCTGCAGGGTGGAGAGCAGGCTGGgcggagcagagaggaggtaCCCCCCAGGTAACGCTCTGCTGATCAGCCTGACGGTGTGTGGCCTCatcgtgctgctgctgctgctgtctgcaggatTCGTCTTCTACAGGCGGAgcagag CTCGAGCTGAGTCGTCTCCTGTTCGTGAAAATactgctgcag ctgcagccGACTCCTCTCCTATTTATGGAAACGCTGACGTAG TGGAGATCCATCGCCTGCAGCGCTCTGACTCTCCAGCTGAGGGCGACGTGGAGCGGCAGCTGGTTTACTGTGCTGTCGGTCTGAACG GTGAAACTGGAGCCGCACACAACAGCTGTCTCTAA
- the si:dkey-11p23.7 gene encoding V-set and Ig domain-containing protein has translation THTHTHTHTHHTLCCFFSSLIMDVQLLCTLSLLLPVQGAALGSGDDGWSMNVQPEVRAIEGYPVVLPCTFSHPQHSQHSSLQVLWRLGHGQAATVLYRCTSRPGTPTCEPGPQQDQRYRLEGNPREHDLSLRINSAALQDSGRYYCRVEVQGREHISFEDKMGTRLRVEAPPKILALTVEGSEQSGYRAACRVQGSPLPDVQWLGPDDLLEGSPVGPLAQGSAAHYHTISQLRDVEAGQQYTCSASNPLGKEQATLYVTAPRAPPSAAGASPPLLLLLSVSVGAKVLLLVGMGVWMVQGGALRGVSCWWK, from the exons acacacacacacacacacacacacacacaccatacctTGTGTTGCTTCTTCAGCAGTCTCATTATGGACgtccagctgctctgcactctgAGTCTGCTGTTACCTGTTCAAGGAG CAGCCCTCGGCTCTGGAGATGACGGCTGGTCCATGAACGTGCAGCCGGAGGTACGAGCCATCGAGGGTTACCCGGTGGTGCTGCCTTGCACCTTCAGCCATCCGCAGCATTCCCAGCATTCCTCCCTGCAGGTGCTGTGGCGTCTGGGCCACGGCCAGGCCGCCACCGTTCTGTACCGCTGCACCAGCCGGCCCGGGACCCCCACCTGTGAGCCGGGGCCCCAGCAGGACCAGCGCTACCGGCTGGAGGGCAACCCGAGGGAGCACGATCTTTCGCTGCGGATCAACAGCGCCGCCCTGCAGGACAGCGGACGCTACTACTGCCGGGTGGAGGTTCAAGGACGAGAACACATCAGCTTCGAGGACAAGATGGGAACCAGACTGAGAGTGGAGG ctcctccaaaGATCCTGGCTCTGACGGTGGAGGGCAGCGAGCAGTCCGGGTACAGAGCTGCGTGTCGGGTTCAGGGCTCCCCGCTGCCGGACGTCCAGTGGCTCGGCCCGGACGACCTGCTGGAGGGTTCTCCGGTCGGTCCTCTGGCTCAGGGCTCGGCGGCTCACTACCACACCATCAGCCAGCTGAGAGACGTGGAGGCGGGGCAGCAGTACACCTGCAGCGCCTCCAACCCGCTGGGCAAAGAGCAGGCCACCCTGTACGTCACGGCACCCCGAGCCCCGCCGTCTGCAGCCGGGGCctcgcctcctctcctgctcctcctgtctgtgtctgtgggtgCAAAGGTGCTCCTGCTGGTTGGGATGGGGGTGTGGATGGTGCAGGGAGGGGCTCTGCGGGGAGTCAGCTGCTGGTGGAAATAA
- the LOC121611034 gene encoding C-type lectin lectoxin-Phi1-like produces MAVYFVGNKGNAWFGNPAAVISKTPDFRGCILLPEVVKIGEVAGGWRESLKYCKDNDLELVSFPGARLQRHIYQKITQAKNDSLQDVWIGMRRSSQTGDWYWLNRDPVNDTDWAEGEPGAVQDGQCVIMSVKNGEDFGWSDEDCCKDAHPVCYSSPTFLHM; encoded by the exons ATGGCCGTCTACTTTGTGGGAAATAAGGGAAATGCTTGGTTTGGGAACCCAGCAGCCGTCATCAGTAAAACCCCAG ATTTCAGGGGTTGCATTTTGCTTCCAGAGGTGGTAAAAATTGGAGAAGTTGCAGGCGGCTGGCGAGAATCCCTGAAGTACTGCAAAGACAACGACCTGGAGCTGGTCAGCTTCCCCGGGGCCCGACTCCAGAGACACATCTACCAAAAAATTACCCAGGCCAAGAACGACAGCCTGCAGGACGTGTGGATCGGCATGCGGCGAAGCTCTCAGACTGGAGACTGGTACTGGCTGAACAGGGACCCAGTCAACGACACCGACTGGGCGGAGGGCGAGCCTGGCGCGGTGCAGGATGGCCAGTGTGTTATCATGAGTGTGAAAAACGGCGAGGACTTTGGCTGGAGTGACGAGGACTGCTGTAAGGACGCCCATCCTGTCTGCTACAGCAGCCCCACCTTCTTACACATGTAG
- the LOC121610229 gene encoding IgGFc-binding protein-like encodes MFPVLLVLLPAALSSAAPPEDSTGLKFTVAFPENIAYYHPNKPENKIKITALYNNTEVIIKKYTSYITGQTLSSGQTWEYAPAAGLELARAKISNHTLQITGTKTITVHVVFLKNSSVQTTLVIPTDKLGTEYLIPPVPLIEGTTHPAANVTVDVTERGPFRLIIINTDQKNKVTIQGAVPKDVWLQPHQVTQVWVKQEEALQAVKAEQPVAVLFGHTCAIRHSCTCGQLYTMLPPASEEHLKFYVPPVLAKDAEGQLAPQSSTARAYSSL; translated from the exons ATGTTTCCTGTCCTGCTGGTCCTGCTGCCGGCAGCGCTCAGCTCAG CTGCTCCACCTGAAGACAGCACTGGTCTGAAATTCACTGTTGCTTTTCCGGAGAACATCGCCTATTATCATCCTAATAAGCCCGAAAACAAGATCAAGATCACCGCCTTGTATAATAACACAGAGGTCATCATCAAGAAGTATACCAGCTACATCACAGGACAGACACTGAGCTCAGGACAGACCTGGGAATACGCACCTGCCGCGGGTCTGGAACTCGCCCGGGCAAAAATCTCCAACCACACTCTTCAAATCACCGGCACCAAGACAATCACCGTCCATGTCGTCTTccttaaaaacagcagtgtCCAGACGACTCTGGTTATACCCACTGACAAACTGGGCACAGAGTATCTCATCCCACCGGTACCGCTGATTGAAGGAACCACTCATCCCGCCGCTAATGTCACAGTAGATGTAACAGAAAGAGGTCCCTTCAggctcatcatcatcaatacaGACCAAAAAAACAAGGTAACTATTCAAGGTGCGGTGCCCAAGGATGTTTGGCTTCAGCCCCACCAGGTCACTCAGGTCTGGGTTAAACAAGAGGAGGCGTTACAAGCTGTGAAAGCTGAGCAGCCGGTGGCGGTCCTCTTCGGTCACACCTGTGCCATCAGGCACAGCTGCACCTGTGGGCAGCTGTACACCATGCTGCCGCCGGCCAGCGAAGAGCACCTGAAGTTCTACGTCCCTCCTGTTCTGGCCAAGGACGCTGAAG GACAGCTGGCACCGCAGTCCTCTACCGCCCGGGCTTACTCCTCACTCTAA